In bacterium, the sequence AAAGATAAGGTTGCTGGTGGCCTCGGTGGATAAGGCCATGGAAATGGGGATAAATTGGTGGCAGACAGATTCTTATCTTTCTACAAAGGCACAAGAGACAGAGAGAGAAAAGAGGATTATGGAACTTGAGACAGAGGTTAAGCAATTAAAAGGAGCCGCGTAAAAGGTGATAATAGCCCAGCGGCTTACATCGAATCCGCCACCGTAAACTGGCAGCTTTGACTACAGGTAACTACTCAAAACTAAGTTAAGCAGTTAGTTGGGAGACAAAGCAAAATTCCCTCTCCCTTGATGGGCTTATCCTTACCCACAAATTGGGTAAAAGGATGGGGTAAACAAGAGCCTGCCTTGATG encodes:
- a CDS encoding gas vesicle protein → MAEQKMRHATEATNLADILERVLDKGIVIAGDIQIRIADIELLTIKIRLLVASVDKAMEMGINWWQTDSYLSTKAQETEREKRIMELETEVKQLKGAA